A window of Megachile rotundata isolate GNS110a chromosome 11, iyMegRotu1, whole genome shotgun sequence genomic DNA:
TCTTTGTGCGTTTGTTCGATAAATTCCTTGCCCGAGGGCAATGATTCGCAAAGCGAAAATCGAAATGGCAAGATTCTGATATCGAAAGTAGAAGAGAACCTTGTTACCGAGAAATCGACGCAAAAATTCTAACCAGAGAATTTTTTGCCGCTTTCTTCGATCTCTGACACTCGCATCTTTCCGTTGTTACTTACAGGTTTTTTTCTTCGTGCAAGCGTTTCTTGTTTTCTTTCATGAACGATGTTGTACTACTGGGTCATTTACAAGCAAATAGTTCTGTTGCAGTTGTCGGAAACGATGCACAATTCTACTTTGAATGTCTGTTGAGGAACGGTCATGTTCTACTTGTTCAACGATGCGAGACCTCCCGCTCGTTTGCCCGCGAACGATTATCTTCCGCTTGTCTGAGCTCGAGTAGTCGGATCTACTCGTTAATACACGCTACTTATCGAATCTATTAACAATTTCGTTCTCTTCTCTATTTCTAATAAGCGTTacaattaatcatttttattcgcATTCTAACGAGAACACCTTTCTTCTCGTTACTTTTATCGCGTTAATATATCCCTGACACATTTTTATTTCCACTAGACTACATTTGCACGTTAATACgttcataaatttctattatgttcttcttccttttccgctattacttttatcaaattaatatgtaacatatttgcGTTACTGCGCGACGCTTGCGCATTAGTAtttccataaatttttattatattttaactactatttattatattttatggcGTTGAAACCATAAAGAATTTTCGGTTTTACCAAGGTACCGTATCCACGTTCGCCAGAATTATCACAGTGTCCGATTACGTACGTGCTTATTCTACTTGCTCCGTGTAATCGTACAACAGGGCTAAACGGCAGAACCGTTTCCATTCCATTTATAAGGCGAAAACAGTAAGTGAGTCTCGTGAATCGGGCGAGCAAATAATTTCGTCGGTTTGCAAGCTTTTTCCATTGAAAATGTGTACAATCTACACTCTCCGTCACGTTGCTCGTCCCACGCGCTCCTGCACCAATTCGTTTCGTTTCACCCACGCGAAAGTAATTCTACCTAATTGCACCATCGTTGTCGATCGCGACTAAGCTTTTCGCGTATAACGTCTCTGCGTTTTTTCCTACACGTTCAAGCGATCACACTGATACGCATTGTCTACGACGCGCCTCAAGGTAAAACTtctcttcttttatttttctgaaaCGTTCGAGCGCTGTAAAGAATTTTAggagatttatttatttcacattTCGACCGTTAAATGTTCACGACTCTCTCGATCAATGTAAATGTTATCCAACGATCCTTACTTCGccgtaaaaataatttagcatAACCAATCGCGCTAAAGGTTGCAATCGTCAGAATGTTAAAACCCAAACGCGTGAGCCGCGTGCATCTGGTGAACATCACGTGATTCGAAGGATGCGGAATCGCGAGTGCCAGTTCCTGCGGGCGTAGCTGAAATCTCCAGAGAAGTCGACGGCTTTAAAGTCAGCCGCAACTGCGCTATCCCGACCGACAAACGGGCAAACTCGGCCACTGGGTCAACGACAGATGCAGCTGGTACACGGGGATGCAACCCTTCCACACCCACTAACCTATCTCTCCCTCCCTCTTTACCCTGTTTGTTTTTCTTGCTTTTATCGTTCGTTGTTGCTTTTTTGCCTCTTTTTCTCTCATTCCGGATACTCGACGCGGTGAATCCGTAGCGTGAACAAGAATTATCTACACGGAGATTCAGTCAGTTTACGCGCGTATCTTTCTGCGTGTTTCGAGGGAGGTGATACGCATGCGGAGCTCTCTTACAGGATCAGATAACAATTATCCTGGTAAACGATAACGACTGGAAACGACTCGAGGCTGTATCGCGGTTTTATGGAGTTCCGAGAACGACGGAGCTAACGTATAGATTTGTATAGGttattatttgacaatttacacTGAGTTATGTCCATTTTCCGCAGCAAACGATCGAAAGGAAAGCTAAAACTATTCAAACTGGCGCCGTTCAAGTTTCCCTTCTCGAAAATGTCCAAGTCCCGCAGCAGCGAGGAAAAGGACCGGGACAAAGACAAAGAGAAAGGGTTAGAAAACGATACAGAAAAGGATAAAGAAAGCGACAGCGAGAACGAAGAGGAGAGAAGTCGTCATCACGAGACAAACGAGGAGAAGTCTAAAGGACAAAACGTTCAACTACCGATGAATCAACTGCGATTGACCAACGAAACTGATTCCAATTTAAAGTCGCCGATATACGATTCGAACAGTCTGATAGCGAAGAACGATCCAGCCATACCGAGCTCTCCTCCACCGACTTACGAGCACGTTATCGAACAGGTGAACAAACCTAGCTTCGCGGAGATAAACAACCATTTTTCGATTTATAAATGTCTttcgtaaattaattttgaaattgttatttaaaaatttgtcgatCGTGCTTTCAGACGCGACTGGAACACGCAGCCGAGGCGCAGAAGTACGAGAGTGGGAAGAGCCTCGGAAACGACGCGTCTGGCGAAGATAATAGAACAAAAGCACCCAAGATCCTTCACAAGTCGAGCAAAGAGTTGTACAGGGCGGTGGCGAAACAGTGGGGCATCACTTGCAAGATGAGCGACCATTGTAGATGCTTGGATTGTCAGGTAGGTTGTCCTTGCCGAGAAAGAAGCTCGTATTTCGTTATCCAACGGGTTTACGTTCTTTAAATTTAGGTCATTCCCGGCGAACTTTTTCTTTAAATCTCGCGTCTTTTATCCTTCGTGCGGTAATTCGAATATTTAACGAACCTGCTTTATTTCACCTTGTACGCTGATCACTCCGAAAGTTACAGATTTaaggaacttgcaaatttctatatacgAATACCGTCCGTCGACGTTCAAATAACAAAGAAGGTTCTTTTTCAGAGTCGTTATTTCGACTGCGAATACGACAAAAACGAGCATCAGAAGACTGACGGTGGACTCGGTGCTGGTACGCCGATGTTTATCTCGGAAGTGATGCAAGGTTCCGGTTGCGTGCTCCTCTAAAGCACCGGAACGGCGAGACGGTCTTTGCGAGCGTTTCCG
This region includes:
- the LOC100881070 gene encoding uncharacterized protein LOC100881070 is translated as MSKSRSSEEKDRDKDKEKGLENDTEKDKESDSENEEERSRHHETNEEKSKGQNVQLPMNQLRLTNETDSNLKSPIYDSNSLIAKNDPAIPSSPPPTYEHVIEQTRLEHAAEAQKYESGKSLGNDASGEDNRTKAPKILHKSSKELYRAVAKQWGITCKMSDHCRCLDCQSRYFDCEYDKNEHQKTDGGLGAGTPMFISEVMQGSGCVLL